The following are encoded in a window of Bos taurus isolate L1 Dominette 01449 registration number 42190680 breed Hereford unplaced genomic scaffold, ARS-UCD2.0 Leftover_ScbfJmS_1097, whole genome shotgun sequence genomic DNA:
- the LOC132344726 gene encoding ubiquitin carboxyl-terminal hydrolase 17-like protein 3 translates to MTLALQTWAPQPLASSWEPPANGRWQVTACDETAALSQSAYVLFYAREGAWEGGAGGGAAAPVGADPTEPGQPAGDASGRAPGSEESPGDTEVEGMSLEQWRRLQEHSRPKPALELRKVQSALPAGAVVIHQSKHGGGRNRTPPQQEHERLDRPSTDTPPPGPKNVGNGPCASGRARATKGKNKKPRPSLGLWR, encoded by the exons ATGACCTTGGCTCTGCAGACTTGGGCTCCTCAGCCTCTTGCCTCATCCTGGGAGCCCCCAGCCA ATGGACGATGGCAGGTGACCGCCTGTGACGAGACCGCTGCCCTGAGCCAGAGCGCCTACGTCCTGTTCTACGCCCGGGAGGGTGCGTGGGAAGGGggcgctgggggaggggcagcggCCCCCGTCGGGGCTGACCCCACAGAGCCCGGGCAGCCTGCAGGAGACGCCAGCGGCAGAGCTCCTGGGTCGGAGGAGTCCCCGGGGGACACAGAGGTCGAAGGGATGAGCTTAGAGCAGTGGAGACGCCTGCAAGAACACAGCCGACCGAAGCCGGCCTTGGAGCTGCGGAAGGTCCAGTCTGCCCTGCCTGCCGGCGCAGTCGTGATTCACCAGTCCAAACACGGAGGAGGGAGAAACCGCACGCCGCCCCAACAGGAGCACGAGCGGCTCGACCGTCCCAGCACGGACACCCCGCCTCCGGGGCCGAAGAACGTCGGCAACGGCCCTTGTGCCAGCGGGAGGGCCAGAGCCACCAAGGGGAAGAACAAGAAGCCGCGGCCGTCTCTGGGGCTGTGGCGGTAG